The Dehalococcoidales bacterium genome window below encodes:
- a CDS encoding DUF1295 domain-containing protein: MALVQLASICGLIILVYMSLLFIVALIRRDNSIADIGWGIGFIVVALSVILIQSDFSSRQILLTVLVALWGFRLAGRILKRNWGKGEDFRYRKWREEWGRWFLLRSYLQVFLLQGFFMWLNSLPVIITGAHAQSGLGWLDYAGLAVWLTGFFFEAVGDWQLDRFLADRSNRGKILDTGLWRYTRHPNYFGEVVMWWGIFVISLSQPWSWIGIIGPVTITVLILFISGVPMLERSMASNPGFKEYARKTSVFVPLPPHR, translated from the coding sequence GTGGCTCTCGTTCAACTGGCAAGTATTTGTGGCCTAATCATTCTGGTTTATATGAGCCTGCTCTTTATTGTTGCCCTTATTCGCCGAGACAATAGCATTGCGGATATTGGTTGGGGGATAGGATTTATTGTTGTAGCTCTTTCTGTAATACTCATCCAGTCAGATTTTTCTTCCAGGCAAATTCTCCTTACTGTTCTGGTGGCATTGTGGGGTTTTCGTCTGGCAGGGCGAATATTAAAGAGAAATTGGGGTAAGGGTGAAGATTTTCGATACCGCAAGTGGCGGGAAGAGTGGGGTAGGTGGTTTTTGCTTCGTAGCTACCTCCAGGTCTTTCTACTTCAGGGTTTTTTCATGTGGCTCAACAGCCTGCCCGTGATTATTACGGGAGCTCACGCCCAATCGGGATTGGGATGGTTAGACTATGCCGGCCTTGCCGTATGGCTGACTGGTTTCTTTTTTGAAGCAGTGGGGGACTGGCAGCTCGATCGTTTTCTTGCAGATCGTAGTAACCGTGGTAAAATTCTTGATACCGGGCTTTGGCGTTACACGCGCCACCCCAATTATTTTGGAGAGGTGGTAATGTGGTGGGGGATATTTGTTATCAGCTTGTCACAACCGTGGAGCTGGATTGGTATAATCGGACCCGTAACGATAACGGTTCTGATACTATTTATTTCAGGTGTGCCGATGCTTGAGAGATCAATGGCGAGTAATCCAGGGTTTAAAGAATACGCCCGCAAGACTAGTGTCTTTGTACCCCTTCCCCCTCACCGGTAA
- a CDS encoding DNA double-strand break repair nuclease NurA, whose amino-acid sequence MALDLHKVANSLSAMAGELAYSRTEQAEKLGNALKLFNSPADICALKGKIASSKTSWLVAEINQGLNGKYLPLDTPEQFSVLATDGSQIDVDRHHGVRCCLINIGTVMLRYGRNPEAMLQNHPLLLSREEDLVLRPDEYAPGREMMVEGSILGMMRTVEEFNHLAELCAALPNGANALALVDGSLIMWSLLSKEYPDYIIDTILDQGVLKHMERIGQLNPERRVALASYISFTRSTDVVNALRVLTCPYEKADCDRYCAGAEAEARPCAMLDGIHDRDVFWQWLKCSERSEVFASRSKINCTRYGKQRVYFYYLKTSDEVARIEIPEWVAQDEELLKLSHSLVVRQCKKGQGYPVALSEAHEQAVVTGADRENFYSLMEEYLTGSKLLVSVSAKSLSKKTRWV is encoded by the coding sequence ATGGCTTTAGATTTACATAAAGTTGCCAATTCTCTGTCTGCTATGGCTGGCGAACTTGCGTACTCCAGAACGGAGCAGGCAGAAAAGCTTGGCAATGCGCTGAAATTATTTAACTCACCAGCAGATATTTGTGCGCTCAAGGGTAAAATTGCTTCCAGTAAAACCAGTTGGCTGGTAGCAGAAATTAATCAAGGGCTGAACGGTAAATATCTACCACTTGATACACCGGAACAATTTAGTGTTTTGGCTACTGATGGTTCTCAAATAGATGTTGATCGGCACCATGGTGTCCGTTGCTGCTTGATAAACATTGGAACTGTAATGCTCAGATACGGCAGGAATCCCGAGGCAATGCTGCAAAACCACCCATTGCTGCTGTCAAGGGAAGAAGACTTGGTTTTGCGTCCGGACGAATACGCTCCTGGACGGGAAATGATGGTCGAAGGTTCGATACTTGGCATGATGCGCACTGTGGAGGAGTTTAACCATCTGGCTGAATTATGCGCTGCCTTGCCCAACGGCGCAAATGCCCTGGCGCTGGTTGATGGTTCCTTGATTATGTGGAGTCTCCTTTCAAAAGAGTATCCAGATTACATAATAGATACAATTTTGGATCAAGGCGTTTTAAAACACATGGAAAGAATAGGGCAGTTGAATCCGGAACGGCGGGTGGCATTGGCTAGTTACATTAGCTTCACTCGCAGTACTGATGTAGTTAATGCTTTACGTGTGCTTACTTGTCCTTACGAAAAAGCAGACTGCGACCGATATTGTGCTGGTGCAGAAGCAGAAGCCCGGCCTTGTGCAATGCTGGATGGCATACATGATCGGGATGTTTTTTGGCAGTGGTTGAAATGTAGTGAACGCTCCGAGGTTTTTGCCAGCCGTTCCAAGATAAACTGCACCCGTTACGGTAAGCAGCGGGTATATTTTTATTATCTTAAAACTTCAGATGAAGTTGCTCGCATCGAAATACCAGAGTGGGTTGCACAGGATGAAGAGTTGCTGAAGCTGTCTCATTCTTTGGTGGTTAGACAATGCAAAAAAGGGCAGGGCTATCCGGTAGCATTATCAGAAGCTCATGAACAAGCGGTAGTAACCGGGGCTGACAGAGAGAATTTTTACAGTTTGATGGAAGAGTATCTTACTGGAAGCAAGTTGCTTGTATCGGTTTCTGCCAAAAGTCTCAGCAAGAAAACACGGTGGGTCTAG